A genomic stretch from Lysobacter ciconiae includes:
- the ilvD gene encoding dihydroxy-acid dehydratase: MRSNAIKSGPAHAPARAMLRATGMDDAAIAKPLVAIVHTWTDVSPCNISLRDLARHAADGVREVGGTPVEFNTIAVTDGIAMGSDGMRASLASRETIADSIELAVMGHCLDAMVLLVGCDKTLPAAAMAAARLDIPTVILYGGTIMPGQCPTGVKSLTVQDVFEAVGAHAAGHINDAELADVERHACPGAGACGGQFTANTMAMVLTFLGLSPLQLNDIPAMHEDKPGAAHACGRMVMEQLRRGGPLPRQLLSPASLRNAARAVSATAGSTNCAMHLLAIAHEAGVAFDLEEFQQASAVPVIADLKPGGRYTAAELFTFGGVALVADELRAAGLIDDIPTVTGRSLFEELDALPSPGPQEAVRPVSDPIKPTGGFSILYGDLAPEGCIVKLAGHGQDHFAGPARVFNSEESCFAAVQARQVQAGDVVVIRFEGPAGGPGMREMLAVTAALVGQGLSDDVALITDGRFSGATRGFMVGHVSPEAAHGGPIARIRDGDRIRIDVTTRRIDVDADLASRTPARIAPRVTTGVLAKYAQLVSSASLGAVTAPGPLSGRGIPATLVGADTAAKPDAELATT, encoded by the coding sequence GTGAGAAGCAACGCCATCAAGTCAGGTCCCGCGCATGCCCCGGCCCGCGCGATGCTGCGCGCCACCGGCATGGACGATGCGGCGATCGCCAAGCCGCTGGTCGCGATCGTGCACACGTGGACGGATGTATCGCCGTGCAACATCAGTCTGCGCGACCTGGCGCGCCACGCGGCGGACGGCGTGCGCGAAGTCGGCGGCACGCCGGTGGAGTTCAACACCATCGCGGTCACCGACGGCATCGCGATGGGCAGCGACGGCATGCGGGCCTCGCTGGCATCGCGCGAGACGATCGCCGATTCGATCGAGCTGGCGGTGATGGGCCATTGCCTGGACGCGATGGTGCTGCTGGTCGGCTGCGACAAGACCCTGCCCGCCGCGGCGATGGCGGCCGCGCGGCTGGATATCCCGACGGTGATCCTCTACGGCGGCACGATCATGCCGGGCCAGTGCCCGACCGGCGTGAAGTCGCTGACGGTGCAGGACGTGTTCGAAGCGGTCGGCGCGCACGCGGCTGGCCACATCAACGACGCCGAGCTGGCGGATGTCGAGCGCCACGCCTGCCCCGGCGCCGGCGCCTGCGGCGGCCAGTTCACCGCCAACACGATGGCGATGGTGCTGACTTTCTTGGGCCTGTCGCCGCTGCAGCTCAACGACATCCCCGCCATGCATGAGGACAAGCCCGGCGCGGCACATGCCTGCGGGCGGATGGTGATGGAGCAGTTGCGCCGGGGCGGTCCGCTGCCACGGCAGTTGCTTAGCCCGGCATCGCTGCGCAACGCCGCCCGCGCGGTCTCGGCCACGGCCGGCTCGACCAACTGCGCGATGCACCTGCTGGCGATCGCCCACGAGGCCGGCGTGGCCTTCGACTTGGAGGAGTTCCAGCAGGCATCGGCGGTCCCGGTTATCGCCGACCTGAAACCCGGTGGGCGCTATACCGCGGCAGAGCTGTTCACCTTTGGCGGTGTCGCCCTGGTCGCCGATGAGCTGCGCGCCGCCGGCCTGATCGATGACATACCCACGGTCACCGGCCGTAGCCTGTTCGAGGAGCTGGACGCGCTGCCCTCGCCCGGCCCGCAGGAGGCGGTGCGGCCGGTGTCCGATCCGATCAAGCCGACTGGAGGATTCTCGATCCTGTACGGCGATCTCGCCCCCGAAGGCTGCATCGTCAAGCTGGCGGGCCACGGCCAGGACCATTTCGCGGGGCCGGCGCGGGTGTTCAACTCCGAGGAGAGCTGCTTCGCCGCGGTCCAGGCGCGCCAGGTCCAGGCCGGCGACGTGGTCGTGATCCGTTTTGAAGGCCCGGCCGGCGGCCCGGGCATGCGCGAGATGCTGGCGGTCACCGCCGCACTGGTCGGCCAGGGCTTGAGCGATGACGTCGCCCTGATCACCGACGGCCGATTCAGTGGCGCAACCCGCGGCTTCATGGTCGGTCACGTGTCGCCCGAGGCGGCGCATGGCGGCCCCATCGCCAGGATCCGCGACGGCGACCGGATCCGCATCGACGTCACCACGCGACGCATCGACGTCGATGCGGACCTCGCCTCGCGGACCCCCGCGCGCATCGCCCCGCGCGTCACCACGGGCGTGCTCGCGAAGTACGCGCAGCTGGTCAGCTCGGCGTCGCTGGGCGCGGTGACCGCACCTGGCCCGCTGAGCGGCCGCGGCATTCCGGCAACCCTCGTTGGCGCCGATACGGCCGCGAAGCCCGACGCCGAACTGGCGACGACCTGA
- a CDS encoding ACT domain-containing protein has protein sequence MRYQIDLVMRRAEGALARVIGTAERRGFQTVGVDGGLQPDGEHWHLRMNVEGQRCGEGLQAQLHKLHDCLAVEVSPWR, from the coding sequence ATGCGCTACCAGATTGACCTCGTCATGCGCCGCGCAGAGGGCGCACTGGCCCGGGTGATCGGCACCGCCGAGCGCCGCGGCTTCCAGACCGTCGGCGTCGACGGCGGACTCCAGCCCGACGGCGAGCACTGGCACCTGCGCATGAACGTGGAAGGCCAGCGCTGCGGCGAGGGTCTGCAGGCCCAGCTGCACAAGCTGCACGACTGCCTCGCCGTGGAAGTATCGCCATGGCGCTGA
- the thrA gene encoding bifunctional aspartate kinase/homoserine dehydrogenase I: MPSPLAPPRTDPGQPLAPGLKSVHVHKFGGSSLADAAHNQRVAALLDEMDAAASGLQFVVVSAMHGVTDTLIALADASIAGTDWKPAFMALRQRHLDAADVLDSGSAHGLHEWLEARFAALGDTLTAMASGQARSEADIAGVHGLGEVCSARVLQVALGGADAGWGCLDAREVLVANPGELGVTVDWEASQSRLAQWSEREQQCSRGRVITGFIARDGEGANTTLGRNGSDYSAAAFGRLLHANELTIWTDVDGVLSADPRLVPDAVCLDSMSYAEANELSYFGASVLHPRTMAPALQAGLAIRIRNTRNPAAPGTVISLESAAAASPVKGLSLVERMALLELSGAGLIGVPGTAERMFAALHAASVSVTMISQGSSEHSICCVVREAQAAQAREAVASAFADAIEEGLVAGVEVTPGIVILAAVGDGMVGSPGVAARLFDGLAKARVNIRAIAQGASERNISVALDAADAVRGLRAVHSAFWLSPQTLSIGLIGPGKVGRALLGQLSDSLQRLAGEGQRGIDLRLRAIANSRRMSLAPRNLPPQQALEALEAGEALDLDAFAHHVRASHLPHALIVDCSGSDAIADYYPHWLAAGIHVVTPSKHAGSGDLARYQAIRAATRHGGRFGYEATVGAGLPVIVTLRNQLDTGDELTAFEGVLSGTLAWLFNRFDGSVPFSALVREARELGYTEPDPRDDLSGIDVARKLVILAREAGRMLSLEDVEIENLVPPPLQDVPLEEFLARLEELDTPLQARLDDALAGGGALRYLARMDRDGRASVALVVPPAGHASLYTRLTDNLIQFHTRRYTDNPLVVQGPGAGPEVTAAGVFGDVLAIAQALGARL, from the coding sequence ATGCCCTCCCCCCTTGCCCCGCCGCGCACCGATCCGGGGCAGCCACTTGCGCCGGGCCTCAAGTCCGTCCACGTGCACAAGTTCGGTGGCAGCAGCCTTGCCGACGCCGCCCACAACCAGCGCGTTGCCGCCCTCCTCGACGAAATGGATGCGGCAGCGTCCGGCCTCCAGTTCGTCGTCGTCTCGGCGATGCACGGGGTCACCGACACCCTGATCGCGCTGGCCGATGCCAGCATTGCGGGCACGGACTGGAAGCCGGCCTTCATGGCGCTTCGCCAGCGCCATCTGGACGCGGCGGATGTGCTGGATTCGGGCTCGGCGCATGGCCTGCACGAATGGCTGGAAGCCCGGTTTGCCGCGCTGGGCGACACGCTGACGGCGATGGCGTCGGGGCAGGCGCGCAGCGAGGCCGACATCGCAGGCGTGCATGGCCTGGGCGAGGTCTGTTCCGCGCGCGTGTTGCAGGTCGCGCTGGGGGGCGCCGATGCCGGCTGGGGCTGCCTGGACGCGCGCGAGGTGCTCGTCGCCAACCCCGGCGAGCTGGGCGTCACGGTTGACTGGGAGGCCAGCCAGTCGCGCCTGGCACAGTGGTCGGAGCGGGAGCAGCAATGCTCCCGTGGCCGCGTCATCACCGGCTTCATCGCCCGCGATGGCGAGGGCGCGAATACCACGCTGGGGCGCAATGGCAGCGACTATTCCGCGGCCGCGTTCGGGCGCCTGCTGCATGCCAACGAGCTCACCATCTGGACCGACGTCGACGGCGTGCTCAGCGCTGACCCGCGGCTTGTGCCGGATGCGGTGTGCCTGGATTCCATGTCCTACGCCGAGGCCAATGAGCTCTCCTATTTCGGTGCCAGCGTGCTGCACCCGCGCACCATGGCGCCGGCGCTGCAGGCCGGACTGGCGATCCGCATCCGCAACACCCGCAACCCAGCAGCCCCCGGCACCGTGATCAGCCTGGAGTCCGCCGCAGCCGCGTCGCCGGTGAAAGGCCTCAGCCTGGTGGAACGCATGGCCCTGCTGGAACTCAGTGGCGCCGGCCTGATCGGGGTGCCGGGGACCGCCGAGCGGATGTTCGCGGCCCTGCATGCCGCAAGCGTCTCGGTGACGATGATCTCGCAGGGCTCCAGCGAGCATTCGATCTGCTGCGTGGTGCGCGAGGCGCAGGCGGCGCAGGCCCGCGAGGCGGTCGCCAGCGCCTTCGCCGACGCCATTGAAGAAGGGCTGGTCGCCGGGGTCGAGGTGACGCCGGGCATCGTCATCCTCGCCGCCGTGGGCGACGGCATGGTCGGCTCCCCCGGTGTGGCCGCACGGCTGTTCGATGGTCTGGCAAAGGCGCGGGTCAACATCCGCGCGATCGCCCAGGGCGCCAGCGAACGCAACATCTCCGTCGCGCTGGACGCCGCCGATGCCGTGCGCGGTTTGCGCGCCGTGCATTCCGCGTTCTGGCTTTCGCCGCAGACACTCTCCATTGGCCTCATCGGGCCCGGCAAGGTCGGCCGTGCCCTGCTCGGCCAGCTGTCCGATTCGCTGCAGCGCCTAGCTGGTGAGGGCCAGCGCGGCATCGACCTGCGCCTGCGCGCGATCGCCAACAGCCGCCGCATGAGCCTGGCGCCTCGCAACCTGCCGCCGCAACAGGCTTTGGAGGCACTGGAGGCCGGCGAGGCGCTGGACCTGGATGCGTTCGCCCATCACGTCCGCGCCAGCCATCTGCCGCACGCGCTGATCGTGGATTGCAGCGGCAGCGACGCCATCGCCGACTACTACCCGCACTGGCTGGCCGCCGGCATCCATGTCGTGACGCCGAGCAAGCACGCCGGCAGCGGCGACCTGGCCCGCTACCAGGCGATCCGCGCCGCCACCCGACACGGCGGCCGCTTCGGCTACGAGGCCACCGTCGGCGCCGGCCTGCCGGTGATCGTGACCCTGCGCAACCAGCTCGACACCGGTGACGAACTGACCGCCTTCGAGGGCGTGTTGTCGGGCACGCTGGCGTGGCTGTTCAACCGCTTCGATGGCAGCGTGCCGTTCTCCGCGCTGGTGCGCGAGGCGCGCGAGCTGGGCTATACCGAACCCGACCCGCGCGATGACCTGTCGGGCATCGATGTCGCCCGCAAGCTGGTGATCCTCGCCCGCGAGGCCGGTCGCATGCTGTCACTGGAGGATGTCGAGATCGAAAACCTTGTGCCGCCGCCGCTGCAGGATGTTCCGCTGGAGGAATTCCTTGCCCGCCTGGAGGAGCTGGATACACCGCTGCAGGCGCGACTTGACGACGCGCTGGCCGGCGGCGGCGCCTTGCGCTACCTGGCCCGGATGGACCGCGACGGGCGTGCGAGCGTCGCCCTGGTGGTGCCGCCGGCAGGACACGCCAGCCTGTACACCCGTCTGACCGACAACCTGATCCAGTTCCACACCCGTCGCTACACCGACAACCCACTGGTCGTGCAGGGCCCCGGCGCCGGGCCGGAGGTCACCGCCGCCGGCGTGTTCGGCGACGTGCTGGCCATTGCGCAGGCGCTCGGGGCACGACTGTGA
- a CDS encoding threonine dehydratase — MAGVNASAVLAAQARLRPYLAATPLHYAERFGCWLKLENLQRTGSYKVRGAMNALLAMRERGDQRPVIAASAGNHAQGLAWAGYRLRVPVIAVMPGNAPQTKVAGVAHWSATVRLHGDTYDEARAFAAELAEQNDYRLLSAFDDPDVIAGQGTVGLEMAALAPDVVLVPIGGGGLASGVALALKSQGVRIVGAQVEGVDSMARALRGDFELRESATTLADGVRVKEPGVLTRELLAELLDDIVIVREAELRETLVRLALEEHVIAEGAGALALAAGRRVAGRRKCAVVSGGNIDASVLAQLLADVRPRAPRRPRRRSRDIAPPTRAASVRPLSPASTASAPSRPVEQPTPAPTPEVIPA; from the coding sequence ATGGCGGGTGTGAACGCTTCCGCCGTGCTGGCGGCGCAGGCGCGGTTGCGGCCGTATCTGGCGGCGACGCCGTTGCACTATGCCGAGCGTTTCGGCTGCTGGTTGAAGCTGGAAAACCTGCAGCGGACCGGGTCCTACAAGGTGCGCGGGGCGATGAACGCGCTGCTGGCGATGCGCGAGCGTGGCGACCAGCGGCCGGTGATCGCGGCGTCGGCCGGTAACCACGCGCAGGGGCTGGCCTGGGCCGGCTACCGTCTGCGCGTGCCGGTCATTGCGGTGATGCCGGGCAATGCCCCGCAGACCAAGGTCGCCGGCGTGGCCCACTGGAGCGCGACCGTCCGGTTGCACGGCGATACCTATGACGAAGCCAGGGCCTTCGCCGCCGAGCTGGCCGAGCAGAACGACTACCGCCTGCTGTCGGCCTTCGACGATCCCGATGTGATCGCCGGCCAGGGCACCGTCGGCCTGGAGATGGCCGCGCTGGCACCCGACGTCGTGCTGGTGCCGATCGGCGGGGGCGGGCTGGCCTCCGGAGTGGCGCTGGCGCTCAAATCCCAAGGCGTGCGCATCGTCGGCGCCCAGGTCGAAGGCGTGGACTCGATGGCGCGTGCGCTGCGCGGCGACTTCGAGCTGCGCGAGAGTGCCACCACCCTTGCCGACGGGGTCCGGGTCAAGGAGCCCGGGGTGCTGACCCGAGAGCTGCTGGCCGAGTTGCTGGACGACATCGTGATCGTGCGCGAGGCGGAGCTGCGCGAAACCCTGGTCCGGCTGGCGCTGGAAGAGCACGTCATCGCCGAAGGTGCCGGCGCGCTGGCGCTGGCCGCCGGTCGCCGGGTTGCCGGTCGGCGCAAATGCGCGGTCGTCTCCGGCGGCAACATCGACGCCAGCGTGCTGGCCCAGCTGCTCGCCGACGTCCGCCCGCGCGCACCGCGCCGCCCGCGTCGCCGCAGCCGCGACATCGCGCCGCCCACGCGTGCCGCCTCGGTCCGCCCTCTTTCCCCTGCCAGCACGGCCTCCGCGCCGTCCCGCCCCGTGGAACAACCCACGCCGGCGCCCACTCCCGAGGTCATTCCCGCATGA
- the ilvC gene encoding ketol-acid reductoisomerase — MSNTDPTPHRPRVAVIGYGSQGRAHALNPRDSGFAVTVGLRAGGPTSIKAMADGFSVSTPADAVAGAEVVAVLTPDMVQAELYTKVIEPNITQGACLLFAHGFNVHYGQITPRADLDVVLVAPKGPGALVRREFEIGRGVPAVYAVHQDRSGNAEKLALAYCAGIGGARQNAIRTTFKEETETDLFGEQAVLCGGATKLVQAGFETLVEAGYQPEVAYYECLHELKLIVDLFYEGGVTRMHEFISETAQYGALTRGSYVVDDNTRAQMRKVLAEIQDGTFARQWIAEYKSGNANYQALKQADLDHPIEVTGRKLRAAMPWLGDAPQTDAKASASAPKAVAGRAEPASA, encoded by the coding sequence ATGAGCAACACCGACCCCACCCCCCATCGTCCCCGAGTCGCCGTCATCGGTTATGGCAGCCAGGGCCGCGCGCACGCGCTCAACCCGCGCGACTCCGGCTTTGCCGTCACCGTCGGGCTGCGCGCGGGTGGCCCGACCTCGATCAAGGCCATGGCCGATGGCTTCAGCGTGAGCACGCCGGCCGACGCTGTCGCGGGCGCCGAGGTGGTCGCGGTGCTGACCCCCGACATGGTCCAGGCGGAGCTCTATACGAAGGTCATCGAGCCCAACATCACCCAGGGCGCGTGCCTGCTGTTCGCGCACGGCTTCAACGTGCACTACGGCCAGATCACCCCGCGCGCGGACCTGGACGTGGTGCTGGTGGCGCCCAAGGGCCCCGGCGCGCTGGTGCGGCGCGAGTTCGAGATCGGCCGCGGCGTGCCTGCCGTCTACGCCGTCCATCAGGACCGCAGCGGCAACGCGGAGAAGCTCGCGCTGGCGTACTGCGCCGGCATCGGCGGCGCGCGCCAGAACGCGATCAGGACCACCTTCAAGGAAGAAACCGAGACCGACCTGTTTGGCGAGCAGGCGGTGCTGTGCGGCGGCGCGACCAAGCTGGTCCAGGCCGGCTTCGAGACCCTGGTCGAAGCGGGCTACCAGCCCGAAGTTGCCTATTACGAGTGCCTGCACGAGCTGAAGCTGATCGTCGACCTGTTCTACGAGGGTGGCGTCACCCGCATGCACGAGTTCATCAGCGAGACCGCGCAGTACGGCGCGCTGACCCGCGGCTCCTACGTGGTCGACGACAACACCCGCGCGCAGATGCGCAAGGTGCTGGCCGAGATCCAGGACGGCACCTTCGCGCGGCAGTGGATCGCCGAATACAAGTCCGGCAACGCCAACTACCAGGCCCTGAAGCAGGCCGACCTGGACCACCCGATCGAGGTGACCGGCCGCAAGCTGCGCGCGGCGATGCCGTGGCTGGGCGATGCGCCGCAGACCGATGCGAAAGCGTCCGCGAGCGCTCCCAAGGCGGTCGCCGGGCGCGCCGAGCCGGCCTCGGCATGA
- the leuB gene encoding 3-isopropylmalate dehydrogenase produces the protein MHADIVVLPGDGIGPEVTAAAVEALQAVESAYGHRFSFNEHLIGGAAIDATGEALPQSTLDACRTADAVLLGAVGGPKWSDPKASVRPEQGLLALRKGLGLYANLRPVKPHPAALGASPIKPHLLNGVDLVVVRELTGGIYFGRKQRASDSASDLCEYSVSEVERVVRRAGQLARQRRGHLTSVDKANVLETSRLWREVATRVVADEFPDITLEHQLVDSMAMHLLSRPREYDVIVTENMFGDILTDEASMLAGSMGLLPSASLGDGKPGVYEPIHGSAPDIAGRGIANPVAAILSAAMLLRHSLGLDDEADCVEQAVSQALDSGAFTADIQGSGAAIGTRAATAAVLENLQVRCYAVCMRD, from the coding sequence ATGCACGCTGACATTGTTGTCCTGCCCGGTGACGGGATCGGCCCGGAGGTCACCGCCGCCGCCGTGGAAGCCCTGCAAGCGGTCGAGTCCGCCTACGGCCATCGCTTCAGCTTCAATGAGCACCTGATCGGTGGCGCCGCCATTGACGCCACCGGCGAGGCCTTGCCGCAGAGCACGCTGGATGCCTGCCGCACCGCCGACGCCGTATTGCTGGGCGCCGTGGGCGGGCCGAAGTGGTCCGATCCAAAGGCGAGCGTCCGGCCCGAGCAGGGCCTGCTGGCGCTGCGCAAGGGTCTGGGCCTGTACGCCAACCTGCGTCCGGTCAAACCGCACCCCGCCGCGCTGGGTGCCTCGCCAATCAAACCGCACCTGCTCAACGGGGTCGACCTGGTGGTGGTGCGGGAGCTGACCGGCGGGATCTACTTCGGCCGGAAACAGCGCGCCAGCGACAGCGCCAGCGACCTGTGCGAGTACAGCGTGAGCGAAGTCGAGCGCGTCGTCCGCCGCGCAGGGCAGCTGGCCCGCCAGCGCCGCGGCCACCTGACCTCGGTGGACAAGGCCAACGTGCTGGAAACCTCGCGCCTGTGGCGCGAGGTCGCCACCCGGGTGGTCGCAGACGAGTTCCCCGACATCACCCTGGAACACCAGCTGGTCGACTCGATGGCGATGCACCTGCTGTCGCGTCCGCGCGAGTACGACGTGATCGTGACCGAGAACATGTTCGGCGACATCCTCACCGACGAGGCCTCGATGCTGGCCGGATCGATGGGCCTGCTGCCGTCGGCCTCGCTGGGCGACGGCAAGCCCGGCGTGTACGAGCCGATTCACGGCTCGGCACCCGACATCGCCGGTCGCGGCATCGCCAACCCGGTTGCGGCGATACTCAGTGCGGCGATGCTGCTGCGCCACTCGCTCGGACTGGACGACGAGGCGGACTGCGTGGAGCAGGCGGTATCGCAGGCATTGGACTCAGGTGCCTTCACCGCCGACATCCAGGGCAGTGGCGCAGCGATCGGCACCCGCGCCGCCACCGCGGCAGTGCTGGAAAACCTGCAGGTCCGCTGCTACGCCGTTTGCATGCGCGACTGA
- the leuD gene encoding 3-isopropylmalate dehydratase small subunit: MSAITELRSRTVVLRERNIDTDQIIPARFLTTTERRGLGRFAFHDWRQRADGTPDPAFPFNDPANRDAQILVAGRNFGCGSSREHAPWALLDLGLQAVISAQIADIFRSNALKNGLLPIVLPEAIVEELLARPGIALHIDVASSEVRLSDGRRFAFPLDEFARTCLLEGVDQLGYLLKQEPAIARYEELNHAR, encoded by the coding sequence ATGAGCGCCATCACCGAACTGCGCTCGCGCACGGTCGTCCTGCGCGAACGCAACATCGATACCGACCAGATCATCCCCGCACGTTTTTTGACCACCACCGAGCGCCGGGGTCTGGGCCGGTTCGCCTTCCATGACTGGCGCCAGCGCGCCGATGGCACCCCGGACCCGGCATTTCCCTTCAACGACCCGGCCAACCGCGACGCGCAGATCCTGGTCGCCGGCCGCAACTTCGGCTGCGGCTCATCGCGCGAGCACGCGCCCTGGGCCCTGCTCGATCTCGGCCTGCAGGCGGTGATCAGTGCCCAGATCGCCGACATCTTCCGCAGCAACGCACTCAAGAACGGCCTGCTGCCGATCGTCCTGCCCGAAGCCATCGTCGAGGAGCTGCTCGCCCGGCCGGGCATCGCACTGCACATCGATGTCGCCAGCAGTGAGGTGCGCCTGTCCGACGGCCGCCGGTTCGCCTTCCCGCTGGACGAGTTCGCGCGCACCTGCCTGCTGGAAGGCGTCGACCAGCTCGGCTACCTGCTCAAGCAGGAACCCGCCATCGCCCGTTACGAGGAGTTGAACCATGCACGCTGA
- the leuC gene encoding 3-isopropylmalate dehydratase large subunit translates to MHRAGSGAPRTLFDKLWDRHLVSPESEASPAVLYIDLHLIHEVTTPQAFTELDSRGLKVRRPELTKGTLDHSTPTLPRNADGSLPYATPEAEKQVATLRDNAARRGIELFDFDSDHRGIVHVIGPELGLTQPGMTVVCGDSHTATHGAFGALAFGIGTSEVVHVLATQCLLQRKPRTLAITIDGQLGASVTAKDLILHVIGVIGVNGGTGHVIEYRGSAIRALSMDERMTVCNMSIEAGARAGLIAPDETTFAYLRGKPRAPQGEAFEQAVARWRTLRSDDGARFDREVRIDAADIRPTVTWGTHPGQVTAIDLPLPPPGNDDDSKALAYMGFAGGQPLAGQPVDVVFIGSCTNSRLDDLRQAAGILRGRKVHPRVRMLVVPGSVQIKREAEAEGIDRIVRAAGAEWREPGCSMCIAMNGDLVAPGQLAVSTSNRNFEGRQGQGARTVLASPLTAAVCAVRGEITDPEAFLREESRGPTAADTPPRNVVAEATS, encoded by the coding sequence ATCCACCGCGCCGGCAGCGGCGCGCCGCGTACGCTGTTCGACAAGCTCTGGGATCGCCACCTGGTCAGCCCTGAGAGCGAGGCCTCGCCGGCCGTGCTGTACATCGACCTGCACCTGATCCACGAGGTGACCACGCCGCAGGCCTTCACCGAGCTGGACTCGCGCGGCCTGAAGGTGCGCCGCCCGGAGTTGACCAAGGGCACCCTGGACCACTCCACCCCGACCCTGCCGCGCAACGCGGACGGCAGCCTGCCCTACGCAACGCCCGAAGCCGAGAAGCAGGTCGCGACCCTGCGCGACAACGCGGCGCGCCGCGGCATCGAACTGTTCGATTTCGACAGCGACCATCGCGGGATCGTCCACGTGATCGGACCCGAGCTGGGGCTGACCCAGCCGGGCATGACCGTGGTCTGCGGCGACAGCCACACCGCGACCCACGGCGCGTTCGGCGCGCTGGCCTTCGGCATCGGCACCAGCGAGGTCGTCCACGTGCTGGCCACCCAATGCCTGCTGCAACGCAAGCCGCGCACGCTGGCGATCACCATCGACGGCCAACTGGGAGCGTCGGTGACCGCCAAGGACCTGATCCTGCACGTGATCGGGGTGATCGGCGTCAACGGTGGCACCGGCCACGTCATCGAGTACCGCGGCAGCGCCATACGCGCGTTGTCGATGGATGAGCGGATGACGGTGTGCAACATGTCGATCGAGGCGGGCGCCCGCGCCGGCCTGATCGCTCCCGACGAGACCACCTTCGCGTACCTGCGCGGCAAGCCGCGCGCGCCGCAGGGCGAGGCGTTCGAACAGGCGGTCGCGCGCTGGCGCACGCTGCGCAGCGACGATGGCGCGCGCTTCGACCGCGAGGTCCGCATCGATGCGGCCGACATCCGGCCCACCGTGACCTGGGGCACCCACCCCGGCCAGGTGACCGCGATCGACCTGCCGTTGCCCCCGCCCGGCAATGATGACGACAGCAAGGCACTGGCGTACATGGGCTTCGCCGGCGGCCAGCCCTTGGCCGGACAACCGGTAGACGTGGTGTTCATCGGCAGCTGCACCAATTCGCGGCTGGACGACCTGCGCCAGGCGGCAGGGATCCTGCGCGGCCGCAAGGTGCACCCGCGCGTGCGCATGCTGGTGGTGCCCGGTTCAGTGCAGATCAAGCGCGAGGCCGAAGCCGAGGGGATCGACCGGATCGTGCGGGCCGCCGGCGCGGAATGGCGCGAGCCGGGCTGCTCGATGTGCATCGCGATGAACGGTGACCTGGTCGCGCCCGGGCAACTGGCGGTGTCCACCAGCAACCGCAACTTCGAAGGTCGCCAGGGCCAGGGTGCACGCACCGTGCTCGCCTCGCCGCTGACCGCGGCGGTCTGCGCCGTGCGCGGGGAGATCACCGACCCGGAGGCGTTCCTGCGCGAAGAGAGCCGTGGGCCGACCGCAGCCGATACACCGCCGCGCAACGTCGTCGCGGAGGCCACGTCATGA
- a CDS encoding aminotransferase class IV codes for MALKDAAGNPVLQLWFDGELVRADAPLAPLTTHALHYGSGVFEGIRSYQTVDGGSAVFRLPEHMERMRKGCELLGIDFDVRQATAATLQVLRANRQSAAYIRPLAWCGTGSIGLDVAPLSKHLMVATFGTVVHLSGSAVKLGVSSWRRNPATSLPPLKLCGAYVNSILAKHEAKTRGFDEALFVDEAGMVVECTGANVFMLNGDKLTAVEHADALPGITRDTVIALTGAESRAVPLAELMQADEVFVCGTAAEVTPINILNEHRFAYDKRGREIAQLYRDVVSGADSSHRAWLTDVGLPRD; via the coding sequence ATGGCGCTGAAAGACGCCGCGGGAAACCCCGTGCTGCAGCTGTGGTTCGACGGCGAACTGGTCCGCGCCGACGCGCCGCTGGCGCCGCTGACCACGCACGCCCTGCACTACGGCAGCGGCGTGTTCGAGGGCATCCGCAGTTACCAGACCGTCGATGGCGGGTCGGCGGTGTTCCGCCTGCCCGAACACATGGAGCGGATGCGCAAGGGTTGCGAGCTGCTGGGCATCGACTTCGACGTCCGGCAGGCGACGGCGGCGACCTTGCAGGTGCTGCGCGCGAACCGCCAGAGCGCGGCCTATATCCGGCCGCTGGCGTGGTGCGGCACCGGCTCGATCGGCCTGGACGTCGCGCCGCTGAGCAAGCACCTGATGGTCGCCACCTTCGGCACCGTGGTGCATCTGTCGGGCAGCGCGGTGAAGCTGGGCGTGTCCTCGTGGCGCCGCAATCCGGCAACCTCGCTGCCGCCGCTGAAGCTGTGCGGGGCCTACGTCAACTCGATCCTGGCCAAGCACGAGGCCAAGACGCGCGGGTTTGACGAGGCCCTGTTCGTCGACGAGGCGGGCATGGTGGTGGAGTGCACCGGCGCCAACGTGTTCATGCTCAACGGCGACAAGCTCACCGCCGTCGAGCACGCCGATGCGCTGCCAGGCATCACCCGAGACACGGTGATCGCGCTGACCGGTGCGGAGTCGCGCGCGGTCCCGCTGGCCGAGCTGATGCAGGCCGACGAGGTCTTCGTCTGCGGTACGGCGGCGGAAGTCACCCCGATCAACATCCTCAACGAGCACCGCTTTGCGTACGACAAGCGCGGCAGGGAGATCGCCCAGCTGTACCGCGATGTGGTCAGTGGCGCGGACAGCAGCCATCGCGCCTGGCTGACGGATGTAGGCCTGCCCCGTGACTGA